From the Sphingomonas sabuli genome, the window GGTGCATGATGTTCTTGAACTTACTATGGCCGGCCATGCTCTTCTCTAAATCATGCGTTCGGGAAAATCGTCGGCGTCCTAGACCGCACGCGCAAGTGACGCAACGAAGTGGCTGACGAGCCAGTCCGACGGGTCGGCGCCGTGGCGCTGCGCGAATTCGAGCCGCGCGACCGGGACGCATTTCTCGCCATGTATGCGCACTCCGCCTTTCAGGGGCGGGTCGGGGTCGGCGGAGCGGAGGCAGCGGCGCTGTTCGACACGTTCCTGTCGTGGCGGCACGCGTCGTCGCGAGAGAATGTCCAGCTTGTCATCGCGGATCGCGACGATCGGCTGATCGGCGATGTCGGCGTCCGCCTGGCGGGAGGCGCGGCGTCGATCGGGATCGACCTGCATCCCGACCATTGGGGCCGCCATCGGCTTGCGATCGACTGCCTGCGCGCCGCCGAAGCGCTGGCGAGAACGCTTGGTGCCGAATGCATCGTCGCCGAAACGCGCGCCGACGATTCGCTTACCGCGCGCCTGGCGACGTGGCTCGGAGCAAGCGAGGTGCCGGCCGCCGAGCCCGGCAGCCGACGCTGGCGGAAAATGCTCGACTAAGCGCGCGAACGGGTCAGGCGAGTCCGAGTGCGCTGCGGTACGTTTCGAGGATCGCGTCCTGTTCCTGCCGGGTGTGGGTTTCCATCTTTCGCAGGCGCACGACCATGCGCATGATCTTGGGATCGTAGCCGGTGGCCTTGGCTTCGGCGTATACGTCGCGAATGTCGTCCGCGATGCCCTTTTTCTCTTCCTCGAGCCGTTCGATACGCTCGATAAACAGCCGCAG encodes:
- a CDS encoding DUF2312 domain-containing protein, with translation MAEGAVAADQLRLFIERIERLEEEKKGIADDIRDVYAEAKATGYDPKIMRMVVRLRKMETHTRQEQDAILETYRSALGLA
- a CDS encoding GNAT family N-acetyltransferase, which translates into the protein MADEPVRRVGAVALREFEPRDRDAFLAMYAHSAFQGRVGVGGAEAAALFDTFLSWRHASSRENVQLVIADRDDRLIGDVGVRLAGGAASIGIDLHPDHWGRHRLAIDCLRAAEALARTLGAECIVAETRADDSLTARLATWLGASEVPAAEPGSRRWRKMLD